The following is a genomic window from Sphingobacterium spiritivorum.
TCTTTTTGAAGGAACCAAGCTTAACCATGGAAGAGGCACTGATTATCCTTTTACTGTTATAGGGAGTCCGGTATATAAAGGCATCTATTCATTTTCATTTACCCCGGTGAGCAAGAAGGGAATGAGTGAATCTCCTTTATTTATGAACCAAGTATGTTATGGTCTTGACCTGCGCAAGGTGGATCTGGCTAAACTGGTTGCGAGTAAAAAACTTAATCTGGATTGGATGAAAGAACTTTATCGTAAATCTCCTGAAAAATCAGCGTTTTTTGACCGAAGCTTTTCGACACAGATCGGAAGTATTGAAACACTTGCCGGAGTAAGTGACTTTCGTAAACAAATTGAATCCGGAGCTAGCGATCAGGAAATTCGCAAAAGCTGGGAACCGGGACTGACCAATTATAAAAAGATGCGTAAAAAATATGTGATTTATAAGGACTAAATTGTTGTTAACCTTACTGAAAACGGCCTGAGTTCTTATGAGCTCAGGCCGTTTTTAGTAAGGATTGTCTTTACTCCGAATATTCTGGAAATACGGTGCTAGTAGGATTGCTAGGGGGCAGCCAGCGTTTATTGATATCTCTTCCAATATTAGAAGGAGTGCCAGAGGGTTTGGTTAACCTGCGTCTGTTGGCATCCCCGCCAACAGAAAACTTTATAAATTCCTTGAAAACAGGTTCTTATTTGAAATTCAAGGCAGAAACGAATGTCAGTTTTTACGGGGTGATTGAAAAGGTTTGGTTAATAGATGTATATTAACAAATTAAGTTTAACTCGCGTCTATTGGCAAATTAAGTTTAACCTGCGTCTGTTGGCGTCTTCGCCAATAGCATAAAAAACAAAAGAGGCAGTATTCTTGGTTATTATACTGCCTCTCTCTTGTTATTTATGATATACGGTTATTTCTGCTCCGCAAAATAAGCTATGATATACTTTTTATCTGCCTGGATCTGTTCTTTCATAATTTCAATAGTTTCAAATCTTTCATCGTGTCTTACAAAATGAAGGAATTTTACTTTTAATGTTTTTCCGTAGATGTCTTCATTGAAGTCGAACAAAGAAACCTCAATATTTCGGGTCATACCATCCACAGTAGGACGGGTACCGATGTATCCCATTCCTTTAGCTTTTCGGAAAGGAACTTTCTCAGTATACCGGCCTGTCAGCACTTCTTCTATTTTGTCGAATATTTCAACCTCTACAGCATAGATTCCATAAGCCGGAATCAGCTTGTGCTTTTCATGCACGTGCAGGTTGGCTGTCGGAAATCCTATGGTACGACCGATCTGGTCTCCACGTATCACTGTTCCTGTCAATTCGAAGGGGTAACCCAGATACTGATTAGCAGTATCGATATTCCCCTTGATCAGAGATTCACGAATCCGTGTTGAAGATACAGCTACATCATTAATATCCTGTTCAGGAATCTGTTCTACTGTATAATCGAAGATTTCTGCGAAGTGCTCCAGATCCACTAGCGATCCTTTGCGGTCTTTACCGAAATGGTGATCGTATCCGATCACTATTTTTTTTGTTCCCAGTTTTCCTATCAATACATTGCTGATGTATTCTTCAGGAGTCTGATTGGAGAAGTCGCGGGTAAAGGGAGTGAGGATCAGATGATCTATACCGGCATTCGCCAGATGACATACCTTTTCTTCAATATCATTGATCAGTCTGAGGCTGTCATCATCCGGGTTGATAATCAGACGGGGGTGTGGAAAGAAAGTTAACAGGACTGTCTCTCCGTTTATTTTCTTTGCAGATTCTTTCAGATGACTCAAAATCTTTTGATGACCTATATGTACGCCGTCAAATGTTCCAATGGTCACTACAGCACAATCCAAAGGTTCAAAGTCGTCTAAATTTCTGTATATTTTCATTAGTTATTAAACTTGTGATGCCGCAAAATTAGAAACTATTCTTGGGTAAAGCTGCAATCAATTGTTTGTTTTCCGTTAAATTTTTTGTGATTTTATCACTTCAATCAGGTTTTCGAGATTCCAGGCGTTATCTACGTGGTAATTACCACTTTTAGTGCGACGGAGTTCACTCAAATGAGAGCCATTGTTTAGTAATTTTCCAAAATCATTAGCTATAGAGCGTATGTAAGTTCCTTTCGAACATGAAATCCGAAAATGTACATGAGGAAGCTCTATTTTTTCGATGGCAAAACTATTAATAGTCACTTTGCGGGATTTCAACTCCACCTCTTCGCCACGACGAGCCTTTTCATAAACCCGTTCGCCGTTGATTTTAATCGCAGAATGTGCAGGCGGAAACTGGCTGATCTCACCTTCAAACGAACGCGCTGTATCAAAGATCATTTCTTCTGTGATACCACTGATGTCAAAACGCTGGTCGATCTCTGTTTCCAGGTCATAGGATGGGGTAGTGGCACCTAAGGTGATGATACCGGTATATTCTTTATCTTCAGCCTGGAAAGAGTCAATCTGTTTGGTCATCTTTCCCGTACACACGATCAGGAGACCCGTTGCCAGCGGATCGAGAGTCCCGGCATGTCCGACTTTTAATTTGAGGGGCTTGATTGTATTTCGGATCTTTCCCACCACATCAAAACTCGTCCAGGTCAGAGGTTTGTCAATCAATAACATTTGCCCTTCAGCAAAATGGAAAGTTTGGGAATTCTCAGTAATAGGGTCTTGCATTAGATGATTTGTAGGCTGTGACCTGTCAATAACATGATAATGATAATCATGCCGATAATAATTCTGTACCAACCGAAAGCTTTAAAACCGTATTTAGTCAGAATTCCGATAAACGATTTAATCGCAATAATCGCCACAATAAAACCAACAACGTTACCAATAATGAGAAGATTGATCTCTTCTCCTGTAAATGTATTACCTTCTTTAAAGAATTTCAACAGTTTAACGGCCGATGCGCCAAACATCATTGGTAAAGCCAGAAAGAAAGAAAATTCTGCTGCTGCTTTGCGGGTTAATTTTTGTGTCATACCTCCTACAATAGTACTTGCAGAGCGTGAAGTGCCGGGTATTAAGGCCAGACATTGGTAAAGTCCAATCTTGAATGCCTGTGCATACGATATCTCATCCGAATCATCTGTAGTCGGTTTATTGAACCATTTGTCGACAAACAATAAGATAATACCACCGATAACCAGCATTACTGCAACCATCAAGGGACTTTCTAACCACTGATCAATATAATCATTCAGCAACAGCCCCAGTATAGATGCCGGAATAGCAGCTACTACAAGTTTGTAATAGAAGGTCAGGGATTTGAAAAAGCGCTTGTAATATAAAACCAGTACAGATAGAATGGTTCCCAGTTGAATAACGATAGTGAAAAGTTTGACAAACGGTGTCGGCTCAATGCCCATCAATGCCGTTGCAATAATCATGTGCCCGGTTGAGGAAACGGGCAAAAATTCGGTCAGGCCTTCGATAATGGCCAGGACGATTACTTCAATTAAATTCATGCCTGTGTTATACGTTCTTGCTCTTAGGTCTGTACAATATGGCTACAAAACCTATTGCGAATCCTAATACAACAACAATGGGAGCTAATGTAATTTTAGTGAAACTATAGATGTCCGAGGTTCCGGACATCAGAAAGAAACCAATAATAACGATTGCTACACTCGCAGCAAACAGCTGATAATTAATATTTCCAAAAACAAAGCCTCCTTTATAATTCCCTGCTTTTGCAGTAGAAGATTTTGTTGTTTTATTCGTTTGAGCCATAAGGGTAATTAGATTAACGGTATAGACTGTGTGATTTAGCTTTTAGATATTTGGTAACGGCAAAGTAAGTACTTAAGCCTGAAATCAGTATTCCTAAGACAATAACAACAAGGAAAATCGCACCAAACTCATACCAGTTGCGCAGAAATACCAATTCAGGAATTTGTTTTTGCGAAAACTGAAGAGTGAACAAGAGCAAGAGAATAGCAATCAGTGCACCCAAGAGTCCGTGAACAATTCCGTATATGATATACGGCTTGCGGATAAAGTTTTTAGTAGCTCCGATAAGCTGCATACTCTTTATCAGAAAACGCTGTGAATAGATCGCCAGACGAATCGTGTTATTGATCAGCGCTACAGCAATAATCAGCAGGATGACAGTAAAGGCAAGTACAACGATACTGATCACTTTAATGTTTTTATTGACCATGTCGATCAGGGATTCCTGATATACGACCTCTTTTACTTTGCTGTTGTTGGATACTTTTTTAATAAAAGTCTCAATACTGTCCGTATTGGCATATTGTTCTTTCAGATATACATCAATAGAAGGCAGTAAAGGGTTATGTCCGAGAAATTCTACGAAATCTTCGCCAAGATCCTCTTTCAGGTTCTTCGCTGCCAGTTCTTTACTGATATATTCCGTACGTAATACGTAAGGATCTTTTTCAATATCTTTTTGCATAGAAAGTACATCTCCCTCTGTCGTTGCGTCATTCACAATAACATTGAGGACTATATTTTCTTTTACATATTTGGAAAGATTTCGTGCATGAACAAGAATAAGACCTAAAAGTCCGGTCATCAACAGCACCAGTGCAATACTGATAACGGTAGAGACATATACTGATTTCGTTTTTTTCTTGGTCGTGCTTAACTCGTAACCTGACATAAGCAATTAAATTATTTGTTTGCGAAAGTAAGGAATTGCGCTGATTTTACGAATATTTATTGCAATTACTTCCTTTTTGTATGATTATTATTACTGATATTCTCCTGTTATATTGCCCTGCGCAAAGCCTGCCAACACAATCATTAACTTCTAATATCCTTAAATATTGTTTAAACTACAAATCTTTTATTATATAGGACTAAAATCGTAATTTCGCATTTCTTAAATATTTCCTTATTCATCAAATGGAGTACAATCATAAAGCATTAGAGAAGAAGTGGCAAAGATTTTGGGCTGATCATCATACCTTCAGATCGGCAGATTCACATGACAAACCCAAATATTATGTATTGGATATGTTTCCTTACCCTTCAGGAGCGGGTCTGCATGTAGGGCATCCGCTTGGATATATAGCCTCTGACATCTTTTCAAGATACAAGCGTTCAAAAGGTTTTAATGTTCTGCATCCTATGGGATATGATTCCTTCGGGCTTCCGGCAGAACAGTATGCGATTCAGACAGGACAACATCCGGCAATCACGACAGAGGCAAATATCAACCGCTACCGTGAACAAATGGACAACATCGGATTCTCCTATGACTGGAGCCGTGAGATTCGTACCTCAGAACCGGATTATTACAAATGGACACAGTGGATCTTTATGCAATTGTTTAACTCCTGGTATAACAATGAATTGGATAAAGCGGTGTCTATAGATACTTTAGTTCAGCATTTTGTAAATGTTGGATCCACAGGTATCAATGCGGTATGTGATGAAGATATTCTTGAATTTACAGCGGATGAATGGAAGGGATTTGATGAAGAGAAACAACAGCGTGAACTATTAAAATACCGCATCGCTTATCTGCGCGAAAGCACGGTTAACTGGTGTGCTGCCTTAGGAACGGTATTGGCCAATGATGAGGTGATCAATGGCGTTTCCGAGCGCGGAGGCTATCCGGTAGAACAGAAGAAAATGATGCAATGGTCTATGCGTATCACGGCATATGCTGACCGTCTGCTTCGCGGCCTGGATACCATAGACTGGCCTGAGCCTTTGGTGGAAATGCAACGCAACTGGATCGGTAAATCGGTGGGTGCTTCTGTCAGATTTCCGTTGCCACAGTTAGAGAATTATATTGAAGTCTTTACAACACGGGTAGACACTATTTTTGGTGTTTCTTTCGTTGTGTTGGCTCCTGAACATGAATTAGTAGCTGCTTTAACAACTCCTGATCAGGAATCGGAAGTAAAAGCATATATAGATAAGACAAATAAAAAATCTGAACTGGACCGTATGGCGGATACAAAGACCGTATCCGGCGCATTTACAGGTTCTTATGCCAAACATCCGATTACAGGACAAGATGTGCAAATCTGGATTGCTGATTACGTATTGGCCAGCTATGGTACCGGAGCTGTAATGGCTGTGCCATCAGGAGATCAGCGGGATTATGTATTTGCGAAGCACTTTAATCTTCCGGTTATTCCGATTTCAGATACACAGCAGATCGAAGAAGAAGCTGATCCGAATAAAAACGGACGCTATATCAATTCAGACTTTATTAACGGCATGAATTATCAGGAAGCTGTACCGGCTTTGATTTCCAAACTGGAAGAACTTAAACTTGGTAAAGCCAAGATTAATTTCCGCATGCGGGATGCTATATTTGGCCGTCAGCGCTATTGGGGTGAACCGGTACCGGTATATTTCAAAAACGGACTTCCTTATCTGATTAAAGAAGAAGAACTGCCCTTACTACTTCCTGAAGTAGATAAATATCTTCCAACTGAAACCGGCGAACCTCCTTTGGGAAGAGCCGAAGACTGGAAATATGAAGATCAATATGAGTATGAATTAAGTACAATGCCGGGTTGGGCAGGTTCCAGCTGGTACTGGTTCCGCTATATGGATCCGCAAAATGAAGAAGCCTTTGCCTCTGAAGAAGCTGTAGCGTACTGGAAAGCTGTAGATCTGTATATCGGAGGTTCAGAGCATGCGACAGGTCACTTGCTCTATTCCCGCTTCTGGAATAAATTCTTAAAGGATATAGGCTATCACAATGAAGAAGAGCCTTTCAAGAAGCTGATCAATCAGGGAATGATTCAGGGAAGATCCAATTTTGTATACCGTATTCTGGATGAAGAGGGAAGAGGTACTAACCAGTTTGTTTCATACGGCCTCAAAGAGCAGTATAAAACGATCGCCCTTCATGTGGATGTAAATATTGTGGTAAATGATACGCTGAATCTTGAAAAATTCAGACAATTCAGACCTGACTTTGCTGATGCAGAATTTATCCTTGAAAACGGAAAATATCTTTGCGGTGCAGAAGTAGAGAAAATGTCTAAATCCAAGTTTAACGTAGTGAACCCGGATGACATTATTGATACTTATGGTGCAGATACCCTTCGCTTGTATGAAATGTTCCTCGGACCGCTTGAACAAGCCAAACCATGGAATACAAATGGTATCGAAGGTGTATATAAATTCCTGAAAAAAGTATGGCGTCTGTTTCACAATGCAGAAGGAAGCTTCTATGTGTCGGATGAAACTCCTGTAAAAGCAGAATATAAAGCATTACACAAGATCATCCGCAAAGTAGAGGACGATATCGAACGTTTTTCATTTAATACATCGGTATCGGCATTTATGATCTGTGTGAATGAGCTTACGGAATTAAAATGTAATAAGCGTGCTATTCTGGAACAGTTAATTATCGTTTTACAACCATATGCACCACATATAGCAGAAGAACTGTGGTCGCTGTCAGGTCATGAAGCCGGCAGCATATCGTATGCTCCTTACCCCGTATTCAATCCGGAGTATCTTATAGAATCCGAATTTGCATATCCGGTATCGGTAAACGGGAAAATGAAACTTAATCTTCCTCTGGCACTGGATCTGGAGGCGAAAACTGTAGAAGAGATTGTGTTGGCTAATGCTGATGTACAGAAATATCTGGACGGTAAGCCTGTAAAGAAGGTCATCTTTGTAAAAGGAAAGATCATTAATATTGTCGTTTAATAAATCCCATCTGTTATGATGGTGTACAGGTTTGTATGCCACGTAATCAGGTCTATATTATCGTCCGCTACTCAAAAAGGTAGCGGACTTTTTTTGCTTATACAGGTTAAGATCAGTTATCCTGTGGAGTAAATTTGAATTTGGTACTCCACTTTCGTTCTTTGGGCCTGAGAGATGATTATACTTTATTAAAGCTGAGAATTATATTTTTATAATAAGTTCTTACAATTATTTCATCTGAAAATAGCATTTAATTAAATACCTGCTCTTTTTTAAACAGTCTTTTGATAGCACTCACAGGTATTGTACTTTTGATTACCATTTGCAGATTTTTTTGTTCATGCTGATCATAATAAATAGATTGTGTGGTGCTCACCAAGCCTATTAGATTACCATAGGAATCGAGTATTGGTCCGCCGCTTGATCCTTTTGCATAATCTGCTGTAATTTCCATTCTATCTTTATCAGAGTCTAATGCATCCAGTTGTATATTTCTGGCAACTACTCCTTCACTATAGAAGTAATAGCGGCTATCCGGATGAGTAATAGCGTGTACCTTTGCTCCGGTTTTTGCAGATGTACCAATAGGGATTGGTGAAAATTTTTCTCCTCTGGTATCTATTTTAAATATGGCTATATCAGCTGCTTTAGAATAAGATAAAATGTCAGATATCCTGTAAATATTTCCATCATTAGTTGCAACAAATGCCAAGCTATCATTTGATCTGGATTCTTTAGTTTCTTCAATAATACCTTGTAGTACGTGATAATTGGTGATACAGTATCCATTTTCATTTAATACAACACCTGTTGAGGTAGAACTGTGCATTTTGCTGCAATTTCCGCAGTTGTAATAATTAGAAACTATTAAAGTGCCTTTTGAACGTTTGTCATAAATCTCTTCTGCTGTTAATTTTTTTGTTTCGGCTTTAGGTAGTGAAAATTGTACCTGATCAGTCTCCTTTAAATTTGCTATAGATTTTCTCAGGTTTTCAATTTTCCACTCGTTATTTTTTAAATTTAAATCCGCTTGTTTTTCAATTTTATCTGTTAAAGATGTGTCATCAACAAGAGATTTTTGGCTACTTTGAGCGAATACATTCTGTGGAAGGTTGGTGTAAATAACTGTTATCATTACCAAAAAATTTAATTTCATGTTTGTTTTCATTATGAAATATTTATTTGAAGTGTATATTATTATTTTTTTTGTTTTTTTTTAATTTTTCTGCTGTGGTGGGTTATTGTTGTATATAATATATTTTTTAATTATGTTTTTGATATAGTTTTAGATTTTTATTTATCATTTAGTTTGTTAAATATATTCAATTTATTTCTTATTTGTAACTTTGTATTATTTTTGTGTCGCTTGGTTTAAAATATTTTTATCGATTTAGTTCTCCAAAATACATGATTCCCGGATAATTTATGATTGTACTAGAGGTTGTGAGGCTTAAATCAGTTCTTGTGTATCAATGTTGATTAGAAGCATATAGTGAATGACTGTACT
Proteins encoded in this region:
- the truB gene encoding tRNA pseudouridine(55) synthase TruB, whose protein sequence is MQDPITENSQTFHFAEGQMLLIDKPLTWTSFDVVGKIRNTIKPLKLKVGHAGTLDPLATGLLIVCTGKMTKQIDSFQAEDKEYTGIITLGATTPSYDLETEIDQRFDISGITEEMIFDTARSFEGEISQFPPAHSAIKINGERVYEKARRGEEVELKSRKVTINSFAIEKIELPHVHFRISCSKGTYIRSIANDFGKLLNNGSHLSELRRTKSGNYHVDNAWNLENLIEVIKSQKI
- a CDS encoding bifunctional riboflavin kinase/FAD synthetase; translated protein: MKIYRNLDDFEPLDCAVVTIGTFDGVHIGHQKILSHLKESAKKINGETVLLTFFPHPRLIINPDDDSLRLINDIEEKVCHLANAGIDHLILTPFTRDFSNQTPEEYISNVLIGKLGTKKIVIGYDHHFGKDRKGSLVDLEHFAEIFDYTVEQIPEQDINDVAVSSTRIRESLIKGNIDTANQYLGYPFELTGTVIRGDQIGRTIGFPTANLHVHEKHKLIPAYGIYAVEVEIFDKIEEVLTGRYTEKVPFRKAKGMGYIGTRPTVDGMTRNIEVSLFDFNEDIYGKTLKVKFLHFVRHDERFETIEIMKEQIQADKKYIIAYFAEQK
- a CDS encoding cell division protein FtsX, which translates into the protein MSGYELSTTKKKTKSVYVSTVISIALVLLMTGLLGLILVHARNLSKYVKENIVLNVIVNDATTEGDVLSMQKDIEKDPYVLRTEYISKELAAKNLKEDLGEDFVEFLGHNPLLPSIDVYLKEQYANTDSIETFIKKVSNNSKVKEVVYQESLIDMVNKNIKVISIVVLAFTVILLIIAVALINNTIRLAIYSQRFLIKSMQLIGATKNFIRKPYIIYGIVHGLLGALIAILLLLFTLQFSQKQIPELVFLRNWYEFGAIFLVVIVLGILISGLSTYFAVTKYLKAKSHSLYR
- the leuS gene encoding leucine--tRNA ligase, with product MEYNHKALEKKWQRFWADHHTFRSADSHDKPKYYVLDMFPYPSGAGLHVGHPLGYIASDIFSRYKRSKGFNVLHPMGYDSFGLPAEQYAIQTGQHPAITTEANINRYREQMDNIGFSYDWSREIRTSEPDYYKWTQWIFMQLFNSWYNNELDKAVSIDTLVQHFVNVGSTGINAVCDEDILEFTADEWKGFDEEKQQRELLKYRIAYLRESTVNWCAALGTVLANDEVINGVSERGGYPVEQKKMMQWSMRITAYADRLLRGLDTIDWPEPLVEMQRNWIGKSVGASVRFPLPQLENYIEVFTTRVDTIFGVSFVVLAPEHELVAALTTPDQESEVKAYIDKTNKKSELDRMADTKTVSGAFTGSYAKHPITGQDVQIWIADYVLASYGTGAVMAVPSGDQRDYVFAKHFNLPVIPISDTQQIEEEADPNKNGRYINSDFINGMNYQEAVPALISKLEELKLGKAKINFRMRDAIFGRQRYWGEPVPVYFKNGLPYLIKEEELPLLLPEVDKYLPTETGEPPLGRAEDWKYEDQYEYELSTMPGWAGSSWYWFRYMDPQNEEAFASEEAVAYWKAVDLYIGGSEHATGHLLYSRFWNKFLKDIGYHNEEEPFKKLINQGMIQGRSNFVYRILDEEGRGTNQFVSYGLKEQYKTIALHVDVNIVVNDTLNLEKFRQFRPDFADAEFILENGKYLCGAEVEKMSKSKFNVVNPDDIIDTYGADTLRLYEMFLGPLEQAKPWNTNGIEGVYKFLKKVWRLFHNAEGSFYVSDETPVKAEYKALHKIIRKVEDDIERFSFNTSVSAFMICVNELTELKCNKRAILEQLIIVLQPYAPHIAEELWSLSGHEAGSISYAPYPVFNPEYLIESEFAYPVSVNGKMKLNLPLALDLEAKTVEEIVLANADVQKYLDGKPVKKVIFVKGKIINIVV
- a CDS encoding undecaprenyl-diphosphate phosphatase yields the protein MNLIEVIVLAIIEGLTEFLPVSSTGHMIIATALMGIEPTPFVKLFTIVIQLGTILSVLVLYYKRFFKSLTFYYKLVVAAIPASILGLLLNDYIDQWLESPLMVAVMLVIGGIILLFVDKWFNKPTTDDSDEISYAQAFKIGLYQCLALIPGTSRSASTIVGGMTQKLTRKAAAEFSFFLALPMMFGASAVKLLKFFKEGNTFTGEEINLLIIGNVVGFIVAIIAIKSFIGILTKYGFKAFGWYRIIIGMIIIIMLLTGHSLQII
- a CDS encoding S1 family peptidase — its product is MKTNMKLNFLVMITVIYTNLPQNVFAQSSQKSLVDDTSLTDKIEKQADLNLKNNEWKIENLRKSIANLKETDQVQFSLPKAETKKLTAEEIYDKRSKGTLIVSNYYNCGNCSKMHSSTSTGVVLNENGYCITNYHVLQGIIEETKESRSNDSLAFVATNDGNIYRISDILSYSKAADIAIFKIDTRGEKFSPIPIGTSAKTGAKVHAITHPDSRYYFYSEGVVARNIQLDALDSDKDRMEITADYAKGSSGGPILDSYGNLIGLVSTTQSIYYDQHEQKNLQMVIKSTIPVSAIKRLFKKEQVFN
- a CDS encoding DUF3098 domain-containing protein translates to MAQTNKTTKSSTAKAGNYKGGFVFGNINYQLFAASVAIVIIGFFLMSGTSDIYSFTKITLAPIVVVLGFAIGFVAILYRPKSKNV